The sequence ACGGCCAACGTGGCCCGCCACGCGGAGGCGTCGAGGTGCGAGGTGCGGTTGCGCTTCGGCGCGACCGACGTGAGCCTCGAGGTCGAGGACGACGGCAAGGGGATAGCGCACGACCACCCGCCGGGCCCACCCACCCGGCGCGGGCTCGGCTTGAGGAACCTGCGGGGGTCTACGCGCTCGCTGGGTGGCGAGATGCGCCTGCACCGGCTGCCGTCGGGGGGCTCCGCCCTGTCCATCAGGCTGCCGCTGCCGCGCCGGGCGCTGCCGCCCGTCCGCACCCCCCGCCAGCGATGAAAGGTGTGACAGATGCCGAGGTTCGATCCCGGCCCGTCCCACGAGCCGCGGGGCAAGGGACCCTCCGGCCAGGGACAGACGACGGTGCTCGTCGTGGACGACCACGAACTGTTCCTGGAAGGCTTGGCGCTGCTGGTCGGCACCGTACCGAGCTGCCGGGTCGTCGGCGTGGCGCACGACGGCGCCCAGGCGGTGGCGATGGCGCGCGAGTTGCGCCCGCAGGTCGTCCTCATGGACGCCCGCCTGCCCGGACTCAGCGGCGCCGAGGCGACCGCACGCATCGTCGCCGATAGGCCAGGCACCGCGGTGGTCATCGTCAGCATGTTCGCGGACGACGACTCCGTCTTCCGTGCGCTGCGCGCCGGCGCCAGGGGCTACGTCCTCAAGGGCGCCAGCAAGGCCGAGCTGGGTCGCGCCATCGAGGCGGCGGCCAACGGCGAGGCGTTCTTCGGCCACGCCGTCGTGGAACGGTTCCGGCACTTCTTCGCGGCCTTCCCGGGCGCGGGGTTCGCCGTCCCCTTCCCGGAACTGACGCCCCGCGAACGGGAGGTGCTCACGCTCGTCGCCCGCGACCTCCACAACCTGGAGATCGCGCGGCTCCTTCGGGTCACGCCCAAGACGGTCCGCAACCACGTGTCGAACATCCTCGGCAAGCTCGAG is a genomic window of Trueperaceae bacterium containing:
- a CDS encoding response regulator transcription factor, producing MPRFDPGPSHEPRGKGPSGQGQTTVLVVDDHELFLEGLALLVGTVPSCRVVGVAHDGAQAVAMARELRPQVVLMDARLPGLSGAEATARIVADRPGTAVVIVSMFADDDSVFRALRAGARGYVLKGASKAELGRAIEAAANGEAFFGHAVVERFRHFFAAFPGAGFAVPFPELTPREREVLTLVARDLHNLEIARLLRVTPKTVRNHVSNILGKLEVTSRNDAARKARAAGMGE